The DNA window GGGCTGAAGCGACCCACTCCGAGTTGTTCGCAGGTACGTACAACAGCGATCGAACCGGTTTCATGTCTGGAGATCAGCGGCGTCAGGTGCGTGCTTCATCAACGCGACCCGCGTGCACGAACAGACGGTTTCGCCGTCCTGATTGATACCGCGGTGCTCGAATGTCACGATGCCGCTGTCATCGCGGGACTCGCTAGTTCGCTTGTCGATAATTTCCGTTTCAGAATATACCGTATCGCCGACGAAAACCGGACGTGGAAACGAGATTTCTTCGAACCCGAGATTGGCCACCGTCGTTCCCATCGTCAGGTCAGTTACCTGCGCACCGACCACCACTGAAAGGGTAAACATACTGTTCATCAATCGTTCGCCGAACTCCGTCTCCTCAGCAAAATGGCGGTCAAGGTGGAGTGGTTGCATATTCAGTGATGACAACGTCCAGAGCGTATTGTCGAACTCGGTCATCGTTCGTCCTGGCCGGTGCTCGTAGATATCACCCACTTCTAGCTCTTCGTAGTACTTGCCACGTGCTTGGTATCGCATACCAATGATTGTTTTCGTATCTGGGAAATAAGCGTTGTCTTTTTCCTGCACAAACGAAATCGATTTATCGGTATCCGCTCGCGGTGTGATGACTGACCACTTTCTGAGGTTCCAACGACCCGCCAACGTCTGGGATCGTAACAGCCCGTTTGCTCTCGTGACACTCCATGTCCACGAAATCGACAGTGGCATTTTATTATAACAGCATGGTGGCGAATATAATCCATGGAGGTGTGATGGGTTATTTGTCGGTGTTCTCCCCTCTGTTCAGATAAAGAATTAAATATATGGGACAGAATTGGTAGTGGTGTATGCTCACTACTGACAAGCCGAATAGGCGAAAAATCTTGGCAATGACGGCTGCTGGCGCAGCTGGGGGGCTCGCGGGCTGTCTCGGCGGAGATAACAACGGCCCTAACGACGGATTCCGTCCGATCGAAGCATCCGAAATTCCGCCGGACGGGACGGAAGGCTCTGTAAACAGCTGGCACATCTTCAACGGCTGGATGGAAGCGATTACCGATTCGTTCGAAGATGAATACGGCTTGTCCGTCAATCATGCATTTCACGCCAGCCCGCAACCTGTCCGAGCAGAACTAAACCAGGGCAACAGTGAGATTGACGTCTCATTCGGACTACCGAATATCCTCCAGGAAGGACTCCAAGACGACAACAATTGGTTCGAGCCACTTCCAACAGAAATTATGGATGGGTGGGAGTCGAATCTCGAGGAAGTGAAAGAACTGGACGAAGAACACTTCACAAACGACGACGGCGATGTCGTCGCAATTAGTTACTCTAGTGACTGGGCTCCAGCACTAGTATACAATACCGACTACTTCGACGAACCACCGGATTCGTGGGACATCTTCTGGGAAGAGGATCTAGCAGGCGACATCGCACTCAGCCAACTCCACACCTATCCATGCCGAATCGCTGCGCTATACACGGGTCAGGATCCGACCGATCCCGATGATTTCGAAGAAATTGAAGAGGTACTCGTCCAACAACGGGACCTCAATCAGACGTACTGGGGTGATTTTTCGATGGCACAGGAGATGATGTCCCGTGAAGATATCGTCGCGACCGTCAATACGCCTGGCCGGGCATCGCTCTCTCGATTCCAGGACGACGCGCCAGTCGATTGGACGATTCCTCAGGAAGGAAGCGTTCTGGATTACGGACAGATGTTTATCCCGACAGGGGCACCCAACCCAAGAGGTGCGTTAGCATTCCTCGACTGGGCTCTTCGCCCCGAAAACCAGGTTCGACTGTTCACTGAACACGCAACTGCTCCGACTATTTCTGCGTTCGATGACTACGCTGAAGAACTGGATCTTTCACAGGAACAAATCGACTTCATCGACGACAGCGACCGAGTCCCAGACGACATACCTGATTATAATAATATCGAAGAAAGCGCCGAGGTAAACGCAGAATACGCCGATCTCTGGACGCGTGTGATGGGCGCATAAGCGACCGTCGTCATCGTCAGACCCGTTTGTCACCTTCCGAACGTTGTGAACTCGGAGTTATTGAGTATGCGGCTCACTTGTCCACTGTTCTGCTGGCCGAGACCACGATCGATTGCGAACCGAATTCCGGACAGAGAATCACGAAACCCTGGTTGCGTTCTATCAGCAAAACTAGGGAAATAACTATACCAAAAATTATATAATATGAGGTGTAGAAATGGTATCTCATGTCACACCATATCGAGATAAATAACCTCACAAAGCGCTATGGTTCGCTCATCGCTATTGACGATATTTCTTTTTCGGTCGAGAAAGGAAGTTTCGCAAGTATTGTCGGACCAA is part of the Halosolutus amylolyticus genome and encodes:
- a CDS encoding MaoC family dehydratase, whose protein sequence is MRYQARGKYYEELEVGDIYEHRPGRTMTEFDNTLWTLSSLNMQPLHLDRHFAEETEFGERLMNSMFTLSVVVGAQVTDLTMGTTVANLGFEEISFPRPVFVGDTVYSETEIIDKRTSESRDDSGIVTFEHRGINQDGETVCSCTRVALMKHAPDAADLQT
- a CDS encoding ABC transporter substrate-binding protein, translated to MLTTDKPNRRKILAMTAAGAAGGLAGCLGGDNNGPNDGFRPIEASEIPPDGTEGSVNSWHIFNGWMEAITDSFEDEYGLSVNHAFHASPQPVRAELNQGNSEIDVSFGLPNILQEGLQDDNNWFEPLPTEIMDGWESNLEEVKELDEEHFTNDDGDVVAISYSSDWAPALVYNTDYFDEPPDSWDIFWEEDLAGDIALSQLHTYPCRIAALYTGQDPTDPDDFEEIEEVLVQQRDLNQTYWGDFSMAQEMMSREDIVATVNTPGRASLSRFQDDAPVDWTIPQEGSVLDYGQMFIPTGAPNPRGALAFLDWALRPENQVRLFTEHATAPTISAFDDYAEELDLSQEQIDFIDDSDRVPDDIPDYNNIEESAEVNAEYADLWTRVMGA